One segment of Prionailurus bengalensis isolate Pbe53 chromosome X, Fcat_Pben_1.1_paternal_pri, whole genome shotgun sequence DNA contains the following:
- the LOC122477861 gene encoding olfactory receptor 1052-like — protein sequence MENSSMVTDFILLGLTDNPQLGVLLFGVLLIVYTVTMLGNLGLVILIRVSPCLHTPMYFFLSNLSLLDVCFSSITIPKTLANLLSKLQAVSFLGCVTQMGLFIIFASAECNLLASMAYDRYTAICHPLLYHVTMSRVRCLLLVAGCYFGGLVNMVSVTASITQLSFCQPRVLPHFFCDIPPLLALACSDPWITQILVVGCGGFTLVTSIVVILVSYMSVLMTILGIPSASSKQKAFSTCASHMTAVGLYYGTTMYTYLQPSQRGSQAGNQMVSVFYTMVIPMLNPLIYSLRNQEVKAALWKILKQSP from the coding sequence ATGGAGAATTCATCCATGGTGACGGACTTCATTCTTCTTGGCTTGACAGACAACCCTCAGCTTGGAGTGCTGCTATTTGGAGTCTTACTTATTGTTTATACTGTCACTATGTTGGGGAATCTAGGCCTGGTGATCCTGATCAGAGTCAGTCCCTGCCTTCATACTCCCATGTACTTTTTTCTCTCTAATCTGTCCCTTCTTGATGTCTGTTTCTCTTCCATCACGATCCCAAAGACTTTAGCAAATTTGCTATCTAAGTTGCAGGCTGTTTCTTTCCTTGGATGTGTGACTCAAATGGGCTTGTTCATTATCTTTGCCTCTGCTGAATGCAATCTTTTGGCTTCCATGGCCTATGACCGATACACTGCCATCTGTCACCCATTGCTCTACCATGTCACGATGTCTAGAGTCCGTTGTCTCCTCTTGGTAGCAGGATGCTACTTTGGGGGGTTAGTTAACATGGTTTCTGTGACAGCTTCCATCACACAACTGTCATTCTGCCAACCACGTGTCCTTCCCCACTTCTTCTGTGACATCCCTCCACTGTTGGCACTGGCTTGCTCAGACCCCTGGATCACACAGATACTGGTTGTTGGCTGTGGGGGATTCACCCTGGTCACCTCCATTGTGGTGATCCTTGTCTCCTACATGTCTGTCCTAATGACTATCCTGGGAATTCCTTCAGCTTCCAGCAAACAAAAAGCTTTCTCTACCTGTGCTTCCCACATGACTGCTGTTGGCCTGTACTATGGAACAACTATGTACACTTACTTGCAGCCCTCACAACGTGGATCCCAAGCAGGAAATCAGATGGTTTCAGTGTTTTATACAATGGTGATCCCCATGTTAAATCCTCTCATCTACAGCTTGAGAAACCAGGAAGTAAAAGCTGCCTTATGGAAAATATTGAAGCAGAGTCCCTAa